Proteins encoded by one window of Microplitis demolitor isolate Queensland-Clemson2020A chromosome 6, iyMicDemo2.1a, whole genome shotgun sequence:
- the LOC103575137 gene encoding uncharacterized protein LOC103575137, which yields MRVIFIWLLSTLAIVLSQPGIKDGHQPPPYINRPKFPSNPPRYSRSADPQGSIVFQHTKPLGGPERRPSWNLDYQHNIYEGKNGQISASGGAQKLPGRNVEPHVGIQGTWRFRRSPEPQGSIVFQHTKPFGGPERRPSWNLDYQHNIYEGKNGQISASGGAQKLPGRNVEPHVGIQGTWRFRRSPEPQGSIVFQHTKPLEGPERRPSWNLDYQHNIYEGKNGQISAGGGAQKLPGRNVEPHFGIQGTWRF from the exons atgagagttatttttatttggctTTTGAGTACTTTGGCAATAGTTCTAAGTCAACCTGGGATCAAAGATGGTCATCAACCTCCACCATACATA AATCGTCCGAAATTTCCATCGAACCCTCCACGCTACAGTCGCTCAGCTGATCCACAAGGATCCATTGTCTTTCAACACACAAAGCCTTTGGGAGGCCCGGAACGTCGTCCAAGTTGGAATTTAGATTACCAGCATAACATCTATGAAGGTAAAAATGGCCAAATCAGCGCTTCAGGAGGGGCACAAAAGCTTCCTGGAAGAAATGTTGAACCTCACGTTGGTATCCAGGGAACCTGGAGATTCCGTCGTTCACCTGAACCCCAAGGATCTATTGTCTTCCAACACACAAAACCTTTCGGAGGCCCGGAACGTCGTCCGAGTTGGAATTTAGACTACCAGCATAACATCTATGAAGGTAAAAATGGCCAAATCAGCGCTTCAGGAGGGGCACAAAAGCTTCCTGGAAGAAATGTTGAACCTCACGTTGGTATCCAGGGAACCTGGAGATTCCGTCGTTCACCTGAACCCCAAGGATCTATTGTCTTTCAACACACAAAACCTTTAGAAGGCCCGGAACGTCGTCCAAGTTGGAATTTAGATTACCAGCATAATATCTATGAAGGTAAAAATGGCCAAATAAGCGCTGGAGGTGGTGCACAAAAGCTTCCCGGAAGAAATGTCGAACCTCACTTTGGTATCCAGGGAACCTGGagattctaa